The Lentzea guizhouensis genome contains a region encoding:
- a CDS encoding TMEM165/GDT1 family protein, whose product MATSSLAFITAFAVVFLVELPDKTMVATLVLTTRYRAWPVFTGVVAAFAVQSVVAAAFGSALTLLPDRVVSGVVALLFGIGAFMLLREGFSKDDDSADEAGTRADVPFWRAALTSFGVLFAAEWGDASQLATAGITARYGAPLAVGLGAWLALVAVAGLAVLVGRKLAGRLPTHWIQRVAGAVFAVFGVIALTQVF is encoded by the coding sequence GTGGCCACTTCATCGCTCGCGTTCATCACCGCCTTCGCGGTGGTGTTCCTCGTCGAGCTCCCGGACAAGACCATGGTCGCGACCCTGGTGCTGACCACGCGCTACCGCGCCTGGCCGGTGTTCACGGGCGTCGTCGCGGCCTTCGCCGTGCAGAGCGTGGTCGCCGCGGCGTTCGGGTCGGCCCTGACGCTGCTGCCGGACCGCGTGGTGTCCGGTGTGGTCGCCCTGCTGTTCGGCATCGGCGCGTTCATGCTGCTGCGCGAGGGGTTCTCGAAGGACGACGACTCCGCCGACGAAGCCGGGACACGTGCTGACGTGCCGTTCTGGCGGGCGGCGCTGACGTCGTTCGGCGTGCTGTTCGCCGCCGAGTGGGGCGATGCCTCCCAGCTCGCCACCGCCGGGATCACGGCTCGGTACGGCGCGCCGCTCGCGGTCGGGCTCGGGGCCTGGCTGGCGCTCGTGGCCGTGGCCGGGCTGGCGGTGCTCGTCGGGCGGAAGCTGGCGGGCCGGTTGCCGACGCACTGGATCCAGCGGGTGGCGGGCGCGGTGTTCGCGGTGTTCGGCGTGATCGCCCTGACGCAGGTCTTCTAG
- a CDS encoding cytochrome ubiquinol oxidase subunit I — MEVLELARWQFGITTVYHFLMVPLTIGLSLLVAGMQTAWVRTGDERYYKMTKFWGKLLLINFAMGVVTGIVQEFQFGMAWSAYSRFVGDVFGAPLAMEGIVAFFVESTFLGLWIFGWDKLPKKVHLACAWAFSLATMASAYFILAANSWMQHPVGIEMHEGRPRLTSIWAVLTNNTTLAAFPHTIAGAFAVAGAFLVGIAAWHLHRKSEEERVWRSSLKLGTWVGVVAFSVLAISGDLQGKLMFEQQPMKMAAAEALCHTEEPAAFSIFAVGDVTRPDCENVKSITVPALLSFLAHNDFSTEVKGIEDLVPLYQQKYGEFYPVDERLGELSGKPIDYVPALPVTYWGFRLMIGFGAISAGLGVFMLWLTRRNRTPTGWWFPALGLAGIATPFLANSFGWIFTEMGRQPFVVVPNPSGVDGVWMFTAQAVSNSTPGEILTSLIALTAVYSVLAVVEFYLIRKYVRGGIPGVLPQKSDDGALAFAY, encoded by the coding sequence GTGGAAGTACTCGAACTCGCGCGGTGGCAGTTCGGCATCACCACCGTCTACCACTTTCTGATGGTGCCGCTGACCATCGGTCTCTCCCTGCTGGTCGCGGGGATGCAGACCGCGTGGGTGCGCACGGGTGACGAGCGCTACTACAAGATGACGAAGTTCTGGGGGAAGCTCCTCCTGATCAACTTCGCCATGGGTGTCGTCACCGGCATCGTGCAGGAGTTCCAGTTCGGCATGGCCTGGAGCGCCTACAGCAGGTTCGTGGGCGACGTGTTCGGCGCACCGCTCGCGATGGAGGGGATCGTCGCCTTCTTCGTCGAGTCGACGTTCCTCGGGCTGTGGATCTTCGGCTGGGACAAGCTGCCGAAGAAGGTCCACCTCGCCTGCGCGTGGGCGTTCAGCCTCGCGACCATGGCCAGCGCGTACTTCATCCTCGCCGCCAACTCGTGGATGCAGCACCCGGTCGGCATCGAGATGCACGAGGGCCGGCCGCGCCTCACCTCGATCTGGGCCGTGCTGACCAACAACACGACGCTCGCCGCCTTCCCGCACACCATCGCCGGCGCGTTCGCCGTGGCCGGTGCGTTCCTCGTCGGCATCGCCGCCTGGCACCTGCACCGCAAGTCCGAAGAGGAACGCGTCTGGCGCAGCTCGCTCAAGCTCGGCACCTGGGTCGGCGTGGTCGCGTTCAGCGTCCTGGCGATCAGCGGTGACCTGCAGGGCAAGCTGATGTTCGAGCAGCAGCCGATGAAGATGGCCGCGGCGGAAGCCCTGTGCCACACCGAGGAGCCGGCGGCGTTCAGCATCTTCGCGGTCGGTGACGTCACCAGGCCCGACTGCGAGAACGTCAAGAGCATCACCGTGCCCGCGCTGCTGAGCTTCCTGGCGCACAACGACTTCAGCACCGAGGTCAAGGGCATCGAGGATCTCGTCCCGCTGTACCAGCAGAAGTACGGTGAGTTCTACCCGGTCGACGAGCGGCTGGGCGAGCTCAGCGGCAAGCCGATCGACTACGTGCCGGCGCTTCCGGTGACCTACTGGGGCTTCCGCTTGATGATCGGCTTCGGCGCGATCTCGGCCGGCCTGGGTGTCTTCATGCTGTGGCTGACGCGCAGGAACCGGACGCCCACCGGCTGGTGGTTCCCGGCACTGGGCCTCGCCGGCATCGCGACCCCCTTCCTGGCCAACAGCTTCGGCTGGATCTTCACCGAGATGGGCAGGCAGCCGTTCGTGGTGGTGCCGAACCCGTCCGGGGTGGACGGTGTCTGGATGTTCACCGCGCAGGCGGTCAGCAACAGCACGCCCGGCGAGATCCTGACGTCGCTGATCGCGCTCACCGCGGTCTACAGCGTGCTGGCGGTCGTGGAGTTCTACCTGATCCGCAAGTACGTCCGAGGCGGGATCCCCGGCGTGCTGCCCCAGAAGTCCGACGACGGCGCCCTGGCGTTCGCGTACTAG
- a CDS encoding MarR family winged helix-turn-helix transcriptional regulator, translating into MEPVPMLLAMTYRAMGDQFHDRLRQIGLEPLRPAHGYVFRFLARRRATTVDIGGHLGVTKQAAAKIVAELDEWGYVLREPHPTDKRAQYVTLTTKGRDYLKFADNLWTDLENEMAEAIGQDTVATIKAGLAAYLQHAHGEDQPGLRPVW; encoded by the coding sequence ATGGAACCGGTGCCCATGCTGCTGGCGATGACGTACCGGGCCATGGGGGACCAGTTCCACGACCGCCTGCGCCAGATCGGCCTGGAGCCGCTGCGCCCGGCCCACGGCTACGTCTTCCGCTTCCTCGCCCGGCGCCGCGCCACGACCGTCGACATCGGCGGGCACCTCGGCGTCACCAAGCAGGCCGCTGCGAAGATCGTCGCCGAGCTCGACGAGTGGGGTTATGTGCTGAGGGAGCCGCACCCCACCGACAAGCGCGCCCAGTACGTCACGCTGACCACCAAGGGCCGCGACTACCTGAAGTTCGCCGACAACCTGTGGACGGACCTGGAGAACGAGATGGCCGAGGCGATCGGCCAGGACACCGTCGCCACCATCAAGGCCGGCCTCGCCGCGTACCTGCAGCACGCGCACGGCGAGGACCAGCCCGGCCTGCGACCCGTGTGGTGA
- a CDS encoding DUF5682 family protein: MTEPVLLGIRHHGPGSARMVKRALEQTRPALILIEGPPEADGLLEHVHALTPPVAILLHDETEPENAAFWPFAEFSPEWQALKYADENDTKTRFFDLPAAASIGDDGPSGNVDPIGLLAEAAGFDDPERWWEDVVEHSATDPIDLANAITEAMVAVRQEFEHEVGERTLRREAFMRQTIRKARKETDGPIVVVCGAWHVPALLTKPTVAHDTALLKGLRRRKISGTWVPWSHGQLAAESGYGAGVDSPGWYAHLWQHQADVVPRWFAKAAAVLREEDLPASTASAVEAVRLAETLAALRERPSAGLSEVDEAALAVLCGGDEVPLKLVHRKLVVGERLGEVGEAVPRSPLAADLQRLQRTLRLPAAPEPKQLKLDLRKDTDRERSKLLQRLEVLGVPWGKPDRSNSLGTFAEMWQLRWDPVFAVSVAVAARHGTTVHTAAENVLTQAADQATRVAEAAETLGKAVGCELPKAVAAAREALDRCAALATDALELLAALPDLARTVRYGSVRGTDPELLRVALHGLLTRGAVGLPLACRNIDDETAEHALATVDGAHEATRLAADSDHQATWWRALHALTKADAHGLPTGRATRLLWEAGELTSDDVAAKLHRSVATAFVAGFLRGSATLLAADPRLFGLIDEWLSGLRGDAFDDALPLLRRAITDFTPAERRLLGERVVAGGTPRPVADDEWDLAIAERLAAHVRSLLA, translated from the coding sequence GTGACTGAGCCGGTCCTCCTCGGCATCCGGCACCACGGGCCCGGCTCGGCGCGCATGGTCAAGCGCGCGCTGGAGCAGACACGGCCCGCGCTCATCCTGATCGAAGGCCCGCCGGAGGCCGACGGGCTGTTGGAGCACGTCCACGCCCTCACGCCGCCGGTCGCGATCCTGCTGCACGACGAGACGGAACCCGAGAACGCCGCGTTCTGGCCGTTCGCCGAGTTCTCGCCGGAATGGCAAGCGCTCAAGTACGCCGACGAGAACGACACGAAAACGCGCTTCTTCGACCTGCCGGCCGCCGCGTCGATCGGCGACGACGGGCCGAGCGGCAACGTCGACCCCATCGGGTTGCTGGCGGAGGCGGCGGGGTTCGACGACCCCGAACGGTGGTGGGAGGACGTCGTCGAGCACAGCGCGACGGATCCGATCGACCTCGCCAACGCCATCACCGAGGCGATGGTCGCGGTCAGGCAAGAGTTCGAACACGAGGTCGGAGAGCGCACGCTAAGAAGAGAAGCGTTCATGCGCCAGACGATTCGCAAGGCGCGCAAGGAGACCGACGGGCCGATAGTCGTCGTCTGCGGTGCGTGGCACGTGCCGGCGCTGCTGACCAAACCGACGGTCGCGCACGACACGGCGCTCCTCAAAGGCCTCAGAAGACGCAAGATCAGCGGTACCTGGGTGCCGTGGAGCCACGGGCAGCTCGCCGCCGAGTCGGGGTACGGCGCGGGTGTCGACTCACCCGGCTGGTACGCGCACCTGTGGCAACACCAGGCCGACGTCGTGCCGCGCTGGTTCGCCAAAGCCGCGGCCGTGTTGCGAGAAGAAGACTTGCCAGCTTCGACGGCGAGTGCCGTGGAGGCGGTCAGGCTCGCGGAAACCCTTGCGGCGCTGCGGGAACGGCCGTCCGCAGGGCTCAGCGAGGTCGACGAGGCGGCGCTGGCCGTGCTGTGCGGCGGTGACGAGGTCCCGCTCAAGCTCGTCCACCGCAAGCTGGTGGTCGGCGAACGCCTCGGCGAGGTCGGCGAGGCCGTGCCGCGGTCGCCGCTGGCGGCGGATCTGCAACGCCTGCAACGCACCCTGCGCCTGCCCGCCGCGCCGGAGCCCAAGCAGCTCAAGCTCGACCTCCGCAAGGACACCGACCGCGAACGCTCGAAGCTCCTGCAGCGGCTGGAAGTTCTCGGCGTGCCGTGGGGCAAGCCGGACCGGTCCAACTCGCTCGGCACGTTCGCCGAGATGTGGCAGCTGCGCTGGGACCCGGTGTTCGCCGTGTCCGTCGCGGTCGCCGCGCGCCACGGCACCACGGTCCACACGGCCGCCGAGAACGTCCTGACCCAGGCGGCGGACCAGGCCACCAGGGTCGCCGAGGCAGCGGAAACGCTCGGCAAGGCCGTCGGCTGCGAGCTGCCCAAGGCCGTCGCGGCCGCCCGGGAGGCGCTCGACCGGTGTGCCGCGCTCGCCACCGACGCGCTCGAACTGCTCGCCGCGCTGCCCGACCTGGCGCGGACCGTGCGCTACGGCTCGGTCCGCGGTACTGATCCGGAATTGCTGCGCGTCGCCCTGCACGGGTTGCTCACCCGCGGCGCGGTCGGGCTCCCGCTGGCCTGCCGCAACATCGACGACGAGACCGCCGAGCACGCGCTGGCCACCGTGGACGGCGCGCACGAGGCCACCCGGCTCGCCGCGGACTCCGACCACCAGGCCACCTGGTGGCGGGCCCTGCACGCGCTGACCAAGGCCGACGCGCACGGTCTGCCCACCGGCCGCGCCACCAGGCTGTTGTGGGAGGCGGGGGAGCTGACCAGCGACGACGTGGCCGCGAAGCTGCATCGCTCGGTCGCCACGGCGTTCGTCGCCGGCTTCCTGCGGGGCTCGGCGACGCTCCTCGCGGCCGACCCGAGGCTCTTCGGGCTCATCGACGAGTGGCTGAGCGGCCTGCGCGGTGACGCGTTCGACGACGCGCTCCCCCTGTTGCGGCGCGCCATCACCGACTTCACCCCGGCCGAACGGCGGCTGCTCGGCGAGCGCGTCGTCGCCGGTGGGACACCGCGGCCGGTGGCCGACGACGAGTGGGACCTGGCCATCGCCGAACGCCTCGCCGCGCACGTCCGCAGCCTGCTGGCCTGA
- a CDS encoding cupin domain-containing protein: MTTLEVVLLVTGDSAARHEFGGFEFRPLAVPSTGSTEIALWTVDVPEGGDGTPHSASKEEVFYVLSGSVTIQGQTAGPGDAIVVPPNTELSLTGGPARVVVATSVGITGTLADGRTITPPWSV, encoded by the coding sequence TTGACTACTTTGGAGGTCGTCTTGCTGGTCACGGGGGATTCGGCTGCTCGGCACGAGTTCGGCGGGTTCGAGTTCAGGCCGCTGGCGGTGCCGTCGACGGGGAGCACGGAGATCGCGCTGTGGACCGTCGACGTGCCGGAAGGGGGTGACGGGACGCCGCACTCCGCGTCGAAGGAGGAGGTGTTCTACGTGCTGTCCGGGTCGGTGACGATCCAGGGGCAGACCGCGGGGCCCGGCGACGCGATCGTGGTGCCGCCGAACACCGAGCTGTCACTCACGGGCGGCCCGGCGCGCGTGGTGGTGGCGACCTCGGTGGGGATCACCGGGACGCTGGCCGACGGGCGGACGATCACGCCGCCCTGGTCGGTCTAG
- the cydD gene encoding thiol reductant ABC exporter subunit CydD yields the protein MAKGPLGALPQLSKNARRALVGVGALALFNALALVAQAVALASVITTREGLPLLAGAIVARAALTWATESAAARAAAGAKEELRTKLLARSFERGPAWIAERGTAELSVLATKGLDALDAYFTRYLPALVTAVVVPPLVGAWILFTDWPSAVLIAVTVPLIPVFAALVGWYTEKRVKRAADVTELLSAQLLELLRALPVLTVFGRAKQQAAAVRQLGDQHRKATMGTLKIAFLSALVLEIAASLSVALIAVGVGVRLVHGDMTLMTALVVLILAPECYLPLRAAGAAHHASEDGLEAVRRVAVVVDDGHAGAPRAAEGNAGLPRDFCGRVFVDNLRVLRRGGFAPDGVSFEVRGGEVYRLEGASGAGKSTTFQVLLGFVEPTDGVVEVQGEIAYVPQKPAFAAATPRAELELTVPDADDIEEVADEVVAAHLLDRRITDLSTGERQRVAVARALLKVRHGATVLLLDEPTAHLDPVTSRKVDKAIKNASATAAVVLASHREKEASEEETFARVVTEETQQERPKRLPIPWKGALLGVAATVAGIALTALAAHLIARAAEMPPILTLSVLVVGVRTFALSKGVLRYVERLVTHHEAFKLATELRAELWLRVVRTQRRDGLQRLIDDTDTVRDLVPRVLVPPVIAIGAGIATTVLFAFIDPAAALTLGGLLLTAGLAAPAVAVWTERRASTKLARGRRKVATDTINALVAAPDLIAHDAHHRLLAQLHADDVELAGQTRRQAFGTGAATAIVLLATGAAALVCATTGNPVLGLVPLALAEPLAALPLAAQQRKALGEASARLQFDAPERPEPHRGKRIRLENVDVRWPGATEPTLKDLHLNIEPGTHVAVVGPSGAGKSTLFALLLGFLPPERGIVELPRATWCPQEPMLVSTTVRENLRMSGAHGDEQLREALRQACLPEWADRLDTVIRPDQVSGGEAQRLALARALLHDADVVLLDEPTAHLDEPTAQRLLEQLRNDKRTILHITHRPDEAARADLVLDLGTPAYR from the coding sequence ATGGCCAAGGGCCCGCTGGGAGCTCTGCCCCAGCTCTCGAAGAACGCCAGGCGCGCCCTCGTCGGGGTGGGCGCCCTGGCGTTGTTCAACGCCCTCGCGCTCGTCGCCCAGGCCGTCGCCCTGGCGTCGGTGATCACGACCCGCGAGGGCCTGCCGTTGCTGGCCGGCGCGATCGTGGCCCGCGCAGCTCTCACGTGGGCGACGGAGAGCGCCGCCGCCCGCGCGGCCGCCGGTGCCAAGGAGGAGCTGCGGACGAAGCTGCTGGCCAGGTCGTTCGAGCGTGGTCCGGCCTGGATCGCCGAACGCGGCACCGCCGAGCTGTCGGTGCTCGCCACGAAGGGCCTCGACGCGCTCGACGCCTACTTCACCCGCTACCTGCCCGCACTGGTCACGGCCGTGGTCGTGCCGCCGCTGGTCGGCGCCTGGATCCTCTTCACGGACTGGCCCTCGGCGGTCCTGATCGCCGTCACGGTCCCGTTGATCCCGGTCTTCGCCGCGCTGGTCGGCTGGTACACCGAGAAGCGCGTCAAGAGGGCCGCCGACGTCACCGAGCTGCTCTCGGCCCAGCTCCTCGAACTGCTCCGCGCCCTGCCGGTCCTCACCGTCTTCGGCCGCGCCAAGCAGCAAGCCGCCGCGGTCCGCCAACTCGGCGACCAGCACCGCAAAGCCACCATGGGCACGCTCAAGATCGCATTCCTCAGCGCCCTGGTCCTGGAGATCGCCGCCTCACTGTCCGTCGCCCTGATCGCCGTCGGCGTCGGCGTCCGCCTCGTCCACGGCGACATGACCCTCATGACCGCACTCGTCGTCCTGATCCTCGCCCCCGAGTGCTACCTCCCCCTCCGTGCCGCCGGCGCCGCCCACCACGCCAGCGAGGACGGCCTGGAAGCCGTCCGCCGCGTCGCCGTCGTCGTTGACGACGGTCACGCGGGGGCCCCGCGTGCCGCTGAGGGGAACGCGGGACTCCCGCGTGACTTTTGCGGGCGGGTGTTTGTCGACAATTTGCGGGTGTTGAGGCGTGGTGGGTTCGCGCCGGACGGGGTGAGTTTCGAGGTACGGGGCGGGGAGGTGTACCGGCTCGAAGGGGCGAGTGGGGCGGGGAAGTCGACGACGTTCCAGGTGTTGCTCGGGTTCGTGGAGCCGACGGACGGTGTCGTCGAAGTTCAGGGCGAGATCGCGTACGTGCCGCAGAAGCCCGCGTTCGCGGCCGCCACGCCTCGCGCCGAGCTGGAGCTGACAGTTCCGGACGCGGACGACATCGAGGAGGTCGCGGACGAGGTCGTAGCCGCGCACCTGCTCGACCGTCGCATCACGGACCTCTCGACCGGTGAACGCCAACGCGTCGCAGTCGCGCGCGCTCTGCTGAAGGTCCGCCACGGCGCCACGGTCCTGCTTCTCGACGAACCGACCGCCCACCTCGACCCGGTGACAAGTCGCAAAGTCGACAAAGCGATCAAGAACGCCAGCGCCACCGCGGCCGTCGTCCTCGCCTCGCATCGCGAGAAGGAGGCGTCGGAGGAGGAGACGTTCGCCAGGGTCGTCACGGAGGAGACCCAGCAGGAACGTCCGAAGCGCCTGCCGATCCCGTGGAAAGGCGCTCTGCTGGGCGTCGCCGCGACCGTGGCCGGCATCGCGCTGACCGCGCTGGCCGCCCACCTGATCGCCCGTGCCGCCGAGATGCCGCCGATCCTGACGTTGTCGGTGCTGGTCGTGGGCGTGCGGACGTTCGCGCTGAGCAAGGGCGTGCTCCGCTACGTCGAGCGCCTGGTGACCCACCACGAGGCGTTCAAGCTCGCCACCGAGCTCCGCGCTGAGCTGTGGCTCCGGGTCGTGCGCACCCAACGCCGTGATGGCCTGCAACGGCTCATCGACGACACGGACACGGTGCGCGACCTCGTGCCGCGGGTGCTCGTTCCACCGGTCATCGCGATCGGTGCGGGCATCGCGACCACGGTCCTGTTCGCGTTCATCGACCCGGCAGCGGCACTCACGCTCGGCGGCCTGCTGCTCACGGCCGGCCTCGCCGCGCCCGCCGTCGCCGTGTGGACCGAACGCCGGGCCAGCACCAAGCTCGCCCGCGGCCGCCGCAAGGTCGCGACCGACACGATCAACGCACTCGTCGCCGCACCGGACCTCATCGCGCACGACGCCCACCACCGCCTGCTGGCGCAGCTGCACGCCGACGACGTCGAGCTCGCGGGCCAGACCCGCAGGCAAGCGTTTGGCACGGGTGCCGCCACGGCGATCGTCCTGCTCGCGACCGGTGCGGCGGCCCTGGTCTGCGCCACGACCGGCAACCCGGTGCTCGGCCTGGTCCCGCTCGCCCTCGCCGAGCCGCTGGCCGCCCTCCCGCTCGCCGCCCAGCAGCGCAAGGCGCTGGGAGAAGCCAGCGCCCGGCTCCAGTTCGACGCTCCGGAACGGCCCGAGCCGCACCGGGGCAAGCGGATCCGGCTGGAGAACGTCGACGTCCGCTGGCCCGGCGCGACCGAGCCGACGCTCAAGGACCTGCACCTCAACATCGAGCCCGGCACGCACGTGGCGGTCGTCGGCCCGTCGGGTGCCGGCAAGTCGACGCTGTTCGCGCTGCTCCTGGGCTTTCTGCCACCGGAGCGCGGCATCGTGGAGCTGCCGCGGGCGACCTGGTGCCCGCAGGAGCCGATGCTGGTCAGCACGACGGTGAGGGAGAACCTGCGGATGTCGGGCGCGCACGGCGACGAGCAGCTCAGGGAGGCGTTGCGGCAGGCCTGCCTGCCGGAGTGGGCCGACCGGCTGGACACCGTGATCCGGCCCGACCAGGTCAGCGGCGGCGAGGCGCAACGGCTCGCGCTCGCCAGGGCGTTGCTGCACGACGCCGACGTGGTGCTGCTCGACGAACCCACCGCCCACCTCGACGAACCGACCGCGCAACGCCTCCTCGAACAGCTCAGGAACGACAAGAGGACGATCTTGCACATCACCCACCGCCCGGACGAGGCGGCACGGGCAGACCTCGTGCTGGACCTCGGCACGCCCGCCTACCGTTGA
- a CDS encoding ATP-binding protein has translation MTAVLRPTAEQQYAAELEAVAAQDDRQRPPNWRMSPQAVVTYVLGGTLADGTVVTPKYVGSRRLVEVAVGTLVTDRALLLVGVPGTAKSWLSEHLAAAISGDSTLVVQGTAGTSEDQVRYGWNYARLIAEGPSENALVPSPVLRAMRLGSVARVEELTRMPSEVQDSFITVLSEKSLPVPELNTQVQAVPGFTVIATANDRDRGVNQMSSALARRFNTVVLPPPATEDAEVEIVITRAQQLGKALELPAEPPALDEVRRVVRIFRELRNGSTVDGRTQLKKPSGSLSTAEAISVVANGMALAGHFGDGTLGADELASGLLGAVIKDRVSDATVWQEYLETVLKERTEWRDLYRACLDVSGD, from the coding sequence GTGACCGCCGTGCTCAGGCCGACGGCCGAACAGCAGTACGCCGCCGAGCTCGAGGCCGTCGCGGCGCAGGACGACCGGCAGCGGCCGCCGAACTGGCGCATGTCACCGCAGGCCGTGGTCACCTACGTGCTGGGCGGCACGCTGGCCGACGGCACGGTGGTCACACCCAAGTACGTCGGCTCGCGGCGTCTCGTGGAGGTCGCGGTCGGCACGCTCGTCACCGACCGGGCCCTGCTGCTCGTGGGCGTGCCCGGCACGGCAAAGTCGTGGCTGAGCGAGCACCTGGCCGCGGCGATCAGCGGTGACAGCACCCTGGTCGTCCAGGGCACCGCCGGCACCAGCGAGGACCAGGTCCGGTACGGCTGGAACTACGCCCGGCTGATCGCCGAAGGGCCGAGCGAGAACGCGCTCGTGCCCAGCCCGGTCCTGAGGGCGATGCGGCTGGGATCGGTCGCGCGCGTCGAAGAGCTCACGCGCATGCCGTCGGAGGTGCAGGACTCGTTCATCACGGTCCTGAGCGAGAAGTCGCTCCCGGTGCCCGAGCTCAACACCCAGGTCCAGGCGGTGCCCGGCTTCACGGTCATCGCGACGGCCAACGACCGCGACCGCGGCGTCAACCAGATGTCGTCCGCTCTCGCGCGCAGGTTCAACACGGTCGTCCTCCCGCCGCCCGCCACGGAGGACGCCGAGGTCGAGATCGTCATCACCAGGGCCCAGCAGCTCGGCAAGGCGCTCGAACTGCCCGCCGAGCCGCCCGCGCTCGACGAGGTGCGCAGGGTGGTGCGGATCTTCCGCGAGCTGCGCAACGGGTCCACTGTGGACGGACGGACGCAGCTGAAGAAGCCCAGCGGCAGCCTGTCCACGGCGGAGGCGATCTCCGTTGTCGCCAACGGCATGGCGCTCGCCGGACACTTCGGGGACGGCACGCTCGGGGCGGACGAGCTGGCGAGCGGACTCCTCGGGGCCGTCATCAAGGACCGCGTGTCCGACGCGACGGTGTGGCAGGAGTACCTGGAGACCGTGCTCAAGGAGCGCACCGAGTGGCGTGACCTCTACCGGGCCTGCCTGGACGTCAGCGGTGACTGA
- the cydB gene encoding cytochrome d ubiquinol oxidase subunit II has translation METLWFVLIAVLWLGYLFLEGFDFGVGMLLPVLGRDNAERRVMINTIGPVWDGNEVWLIVAIGATFAAFPGWYAALLSAAYLPLTLFLVALIGRGVAFDYRGKVDNPRWRKAWDVTIVAGSWIATLCVGLLISTTVLGLPIDENGDRVGSAFAAVRFDTVLGALAFAGYALVHGAVFTALKTEGEIRERARRVALTIAPVALLPLIALLAVVAGVWAGVVVLVLAAAMWRLLHNRDGQSFALMGLAIAASVAILFGSLYPNVLPSTLNDAWSLTIANSASSPYTLQVITWVAAFGTPAVLVYQGWTYWVFRKRIGVRHIPVQ, from the coding sequence GTGGAAACGCTCTGGTTCGTGCTGATCGCCGTGCTGTGGCTCGGCTACCTGTTCCTCGAAGGATTCGACTTCGGCGTCGGCATGCTGCTGCCCGTTCTCGGGCGCGACAACGCCGAACGCCGGGTCATGATCAACACCATCGGGCCGGTCTGGGACGGCAACGAGGTGTGGCTCATCGTCGCGATCGGTGCCACGTTCGCGGCCTTCCCCGGTTGGTACGCGGCGCTGCTCAGCGCCGCGTACCTGCCACTGACGTTGTTCCTCGTCGCGCTGATCGGGCGCGGGGTCGCGTTCGACTACCGCGGCAAGGTCGACAACCCGCGCTGGCGCAAGGCGTGGGACGTCACCATCGTCGCCGGCTCGTGGATCGCGACCCTGTGCGTCGGCCTGCTGATCTCGACGACGGTGCTGGGGCTGCCGATCGACGAGAACGGTGACCGGGTCGGCTCGGCGTTCGCGGCCGTCCGCTTCGACACCGTGCTCGGCGCACTCGCCTTCGCCGGCTACGCGCTGGTCCACGGCGCCGTGTTCACCGCCTTGAAGACCGAGGGCGAGATCCGCGAACGGGCCCGCCGCGTCGCGCTGACCATCGCCCCGGTGGCGCTGCTGCCGTTGATCGCGCTGCTGGCGGTCGTGGCCGGGGTGTGGGCCGGTGTGGTCGTGCTGGTCCTCGCGGCGGCGATGTGGCGGCTGCTGCACAACCGCGACGGCCAGTCGTTCGCGCTGATGGGCCTGGCGATCGCCGCCAGCGTGGCCATCCTGTTCGGCTCGCTCTACCCGAACGTGCTGCCGTCGACGCTGAACGACGCGTGGTCGCTGACCATCGCGAACAGCGCGTCGAGCCCGTACACGCTGCAGGTGATCACGTGGGTCGCCGCGTTCGGCACGCCCGCCGTGCTCGTCTACCAGGGCTGGACCTACTGGGTGTTCCGCAAGCGCATCGGCGTGCGGCACATCCCGGTGCAGTGA